In Gemmobacter sp., the sequence GGCACGCCCGAAGGCGTGGGGGCGGGCCGCAAGCCGCAGGAATGGATGTGGCCGGGCGATACCGTGGTCGCCTGCGTCGAAGGCATCGGCACCATTCGCCATCCGGTGATCGACGCGACGGAGGGTTGACGGGCCTTCCGCCCTGCTTTCATCTGTCTCCAAATATCCCGGGGGTCCGGGGGCTGGCCCCCGGTCCTTCGCTTGCAACCCGAAGGACCGCTTGCCATGTCTGCCCCGTTCAAGGTCGCCGTTGCCCAGATCGCCTCGTTGCCGACCGACAGCCTCGCCACCGCTGAAAAAGCCGCCGCCACCCTGCGGCAGGCTGCTGCCGAGGGCGCCCGGCTGGTTGTGTTCCCCGAGGCGCTGATCGGCGGCTACCCCAAGGGCGCCAGCTTCGGCGCCCCCATCGGCATGCGCAAGCCCGAAGGGCGCGAGGCCTATGCCCGCTACCACGCGGCCGCCATCGACCTTGACGGGCCCGAGGTTGCCGTGATCGCCGAGGCTACGGCGGAAACCGGCGCCTTTGCCGTGGTCGGCGTGATCGAGCGCGATGGCGGCACGGTCTATTGCACCGCATTGTATTTCGATGGTGCCAAGGGGCTGGTCGGCAAGCACCGCAAGCTGATGCCCACCGCAGGCGAGCGGCTGATCTGGGGTTTTGGCGACGGATCCACCATGCCGGTGTTCAAGACCGATTTCGGCACCATCGGCGCGGTGATCTGCTGGGAAAACTACATGCCGGCCTTGCGGATGCACATGTATCATCAGGGCGTCACGCTGTATTGCGCGCCGACGGCCGATGATCGTGACACCTGGATCGGCACCATGCAGCATATCGCGCTGGAGGGGCGCTGCTTCGTGCTGACTGCCTGCCAGCACATCACCCGCGCCGCCTATCCCGACGATCATGAATCCGCGCTGGGCGACGACCCCGATCTGGTGATGATGCGCGGGGGATCGGCCATCGTCTCGCCGCTGGGCAAGGTGATCGCAGGGCCGGATTTCAGCGGGGAAACCGTGCTTTACGCCACGCTCGATCCGGTGGACGTGGCGCGTGGCAAGTATGATTTCGACTGCACGGGCCATTATGCCCGCCCCGACGTGTTCCAGCTGACCGTCGATACCAAACCGAAAAAGCCGGTACGCGAGGCATGAGGTTCGATTACGATAAGCTTGGCCCCGGCATCGGCTACAAGCTGATGACGGCCACCGTCACCCCGCGCCCGATCGCCTGGGTCTCGACCCTGGGAAAATCGGGGGTGGTCAATGCGGCGCCCTACAGTTTCTTCAACGCCATGGGGCATACGCCGCCCACGCTGGCGCTGGGGCTGCTGGCCGATCCGGTCAAGGGGTTCAAGGATACGGCGCGCAATATCCTCGATACCGGGGAATTCGTGGTGAACCTGGTGCCCGAGCGGCTGGCCGAACAGATGAACGTCACCTGCATCGACGCCCCGGCCGAGGTGTCGGAGCTGGATCTGGCCCGGCTGACCCCGGCGCCCAGCACGCATATCCGGCCGCCGCGCATTGCCGAAAGCCCGGTCAGCTTTGAATGCGTCACCCTGTCGGCCGTGGTGACGGGGCCGCAGCAGACGGTGGTGATCGGCCGGATCCTTGCGGTGCATATCGACGATGCCTTTGTGATCGACGCGGATCGCGGGCATGTCGATACGCCGGCGCTGGGGCTGATCGGGCGGATGCATGGCGCAGGCTGGTATGCCCGGACGGGCGACATGTTCCAGCTGGACCGCCCGGTCTGGCCGCCCAAGGGGTAGCGGCGCCCGCGTCTGGTCGCTGCGGTAGGGCGGGGTTCACCCCGCCATGCCAGGCAAACGCCAGTCGTCCGGGATCCGGTCCCGGCCATCCAGCACCAGATCCACCAGCACGCCGGCGGCCAGCGGAGCCATGGCAAAGCCGGTCTTGAACCCGCCATTGGCGATGAAATGGCCGGGCCGGCCGGGCCAGACATCCAGCAGCACCGTGCGGCTGGCGGCGCGGGGGCGTTCGCCGGCCCAGCGGGCCAGCACCGGGGCACCCTTCAGCGCCGGCAGCACCTCCAGCGCGCGGGCGTGCAGGGCATCCAGCTGCGCATCGGTGGTGTCGGGCCGGTCATAATCGCGTTCCGATGTTGATCCGATGGCCGTGGAGCCATCGGCATGGAACACGACATGCAGCCCCGGCGCATAGATCTGCGGCCAGTCGCGCGCGTCAAAGGCCAGGGACAGCGCCTGCCCCTTTTCCCCGCGCCCGACCGGCTGGCCGACTGCGGCCGACAGCTCGCGCAGCCCGGCAGCGCCGGTCGCGTGGATCACGGGGCCTTTGAGCGTGCCGGTCCGTTCGACCTTGCCACCGCTGGTACGGATCGCCGCCACCAGCGCGGCCAGCGCCATGCGCGGATGCAGGCGGGCGGTCAGCGTATCTGCCGCCACCATGCCGCTGGGGCTGACCGGATCGCCGGGGCGGTCTGCGGGCCGGACCTGCCACGTTGCCTGCCCCTGCCACAAGATCTGTGCGCCCATGGCGCGGGCTTGCGCCTGATCCAGTGCGCGGGCATCCTTCAACGGTTGCACCCGGCCGGTGCGGGCATAGCCCGTGGGCAGGCCCGCAGCGCTGGTGACCCCTGCCCACCAGTCGGGCGCCAGCAACAGCGCCTCCAGTTGCAGGGCCTTGGCAGGGGCCCAGCCTTCGGGCGCATGGGGTGCCAGCGCGCCCACCAGCCCGCCCGAGGCGCCGGCCCCGGGCCCGCCCCGGTCGATCACCTGCACCCGCGCGCCGCGCCGCGCCGCCGCCCATGCGCAGGACAGGCCGAAGATGCCGGCGCCAAGGATGGTCAGGTCGCTCATGCCTTGCCTTTGTGCCCGTGGCGGCCGAAGAAGGGGGCGCTGCCCCCGGCCGCGCCTTGCGCGGCCTCCCCCGGGGTATTTGGGAAAAGGCAAAGGGGCAAGGGCGCGATGGTCGCAGACAACGGGCTGGAATGGAAAGAGGGCGGCGTTCCGGTCTCGTGCCGGTTCGACGATCCGTATTTCAGCCTGGGCAACGGGCTGGCGGAAACCCGGCATGTGTTTCTGGACGGCAACGGCCTGCCGGGGCGGTTCCGGCCGGGGTTCCATGTGGCGGAACTGGGCTTTGGCACCGGGCTGAACATGCTGGCGGCGCTGGTCTCTTGGCGGGCGGCGGGCGTGGCGGGGCCGCTGCGGTTTACCAGTTTCGAGGGCTTTCCGCTGGAGGCCACCGACATCGCCCGCGCCCTGCAGGCGTTCCCCGAGGCCGAGGCGGTGGCGGCGCCGTTTCTGGCGCAATGGGCGCAGGGCGCGCGGCATATCCGCATGGAGGGGCTGGAGGCCGAGGTGATCGTGGGCGATGTGCGCCAGACCCTGCCCGTCTGGCAGGGTCGCGCCGATGCCTGGTTCCTGGACGGCTTTTCCCCCGCCAAGAACCCCGAGATGTGGGGCGATGCGCTGATGGCCGAGGTGGCAGCCCATACAAATCCGCATGGCGGGTTTGCGACCTATACCGCTGCCGGACATGTGCGCCGGGCCTTGCAGGCGGCCGGCTTTCAGGTAGAGCGTCGGCCGGGATTCGGGCACAAGCGCCACATGAGTGTGGGCAGGCTGGGGTGACATGACCGCCGCGGACAATCGCGCAGGCATCTGGCTGATGATCGGCGCGGTAGCCAGCCTGACCGTGCAGGACGGGCTGTCGCGGCATCTGGCCGGCGAATACACCGTCTGGCAGACCATCATGATCCGCTACTGGTTCTTTGCGGCCTTCGTGCTGCTGCTGGCCTGGCGGCAGCCGCAGGGGTTGCGCGCCGCGGTGGCCACGCGCTTGCCGGGGCTGCACCTGGCGCGGGCGGTGCTGCATATTTCGGAAATCTGCCTGATCGTGGCCAGCTTTACCCTGATCGGGCTGATCAACACCCATGCGATCTTTGCCATCTGCCCGCTGATCGTGGCTGCGCTTTCCGGCCCCCTGCTGGGCGAGCGGGTGGGGCTGGCGCGGTGGCTGGCCATCGGGGCGGGGTTCGGCGGGATCCTGATCATTCTGCGGCCGGGGGGCGATCTGTTTACGCCGCTGGCGGTGCTGGCGCTGGCATCGGCGGCGCTGTTTGCGCTGTATTCGGTGCTGACCCGGCTGGCGACGCGGCAAGAGGCGTCGTTTCCCGCCTTTTTCTGGTCGGGCATCCTGGGCGCGGTGATGATGACCGCGGTCGGGATCTGGTTCTGGGAACCCATGCCGCTGGCGGATTGGGGCCTGACGGTGGCGAATGGCGTATTCGCCATTCTGTCGAACTGGCTGGTCATCCGCTGCTACACCCGGGCCGAGGCGAATGTGGTGCAACCCTTTGCCTATCTGCAACTGGTGTTTGTCATGCTGATGGGGGTCGCCGTGTTTGGCGAACCGCTGGAGGCGGCAACGCTGATCGGGGCGGCCATCGTGGTGGGCGCCGGACTGGTGACGCTGGTCAACGTTGGTGGCCGGCGGACTTCACGACAGACACACGGGGCCTGACATGGCGGTTCAGAACACGAAACTCGGCATCTGGCTGATGGTGGCCACGACGCTGGTCTTTGCCATTCAGGACGGGTTTTCCCGCCATCTGGCGGAAACCTACAATGTCTGGATGGTGATTACCGTTCGCTACTGGTTCTTTGCGGCCTTTGTCATCGCGGTGGCGATGCGGCATCCGCTGGGATTGCGGGCGACGACGCGGTCGGCCTTTCCGTTGGTGCAGGCAGGGCGCGGGGTGCTGCTGGCGTTCGAGATTTGCGTGGCGGTCTGGGCCTTTGCCACGCTGGGGCTGATCAATGCCCATGCGCTGTTCGCCGCCTATCCGCTGCTGATTGCCGCGCTGTCCGGGCCGGTGCTGGGCGAAAAGGTGGGCTGGCGGCGCTGGACGGCGATTGGCATCGGCTTTGTCGGAGTGCTGGTCATTCTGCGGCCGGGCTTTGCCGTTTTCGCCCCCGAGGCGCTGATCGCCGTTTTGGCTGCGCTGATGTTCGCGCTGTATGGCCTGGTCACCCGCTATGTCGGGCAAAAGGACAGTGCCGCCGTGTCGCTGTTCTGGGCCGGCATCACCGGGGCGGTGGTGCTGACGCCGCTGGGCATCTGGTTCTGGGAACCGCTGGCGCCGCGCGACTGGATTTACATGGCGATCATCTGCTGCACCGGCGTGTTCAGCCACTGGCTGATGATCCGCGCCTACGAGGTGGCCGAGGCCAGCGCGATCCAGCCCTTTGCCTATCTGCAACTGGTGTTCGTGTCGGTCATCGGCGTCACGATCTTCAACGAGGTGATCCAGCCCAACGTGCTGGCTGGCGCGCTGATCGTGGTGGGGGCGGGGGTGTTCACCATCTGGCGTAGCGGCAAGGTGGCCAGGCAGGGCTGAGCCCCTTGCACCGGAACAAAATGTGACCAAGTTTAGGGGCCTGAGAGGGAATCATCCATGCCCCACAACAACACCAATGCCACCGGCCCGCGCCCCGATGTGCTGACCCGCCCCAAGCTGGAAGGCGGGCGGCGGTTCGTCATGCAGACGCCGTTCAAGCCGGCGGGCGACCAGCCCACGGCCATTGCCGAACTGGTGCAGGGGGTGGCGTCGGGCGAACAGAACCAGGTGCTGCTGGGCGCGACCGGCACCGGCAAGACCTTTACCATGGCGAAGGTGATCGAGGAAACGCAGCGCCCCGCCATCATCCTGGCGCCGAACAAGACGCTGGCGGCGCAGTTGTATGGGGAATTCAAGGGGTTCTTTCCCGACAACGCCGTCGAATACTTTGTATCCTACTACGATTACTACCAGCCCGAGGCCTATGTGGCGCGGACCGATACCTATATCGAGAAGGAATCCCAGATCAACGAACAGATCGACCGGATGCGCCATTCGGCCACCCGGGCGCTGCTGGAACGCGATGACGTGATCATCGTTGCCTCGGTGTCGTGCATCTACGGTATCGGCTCGGTCGAGACCTATTCGGCGATGACGCAGGATCTGAAGGTGGGGGCCCTGTATGACCAGCGCGAGTTCATCCGCGAACTGGTCGCCCAGCAATACCGCCGGAACGAGGCGGCGTTCCAGCGCGGCATGTTCCGCGTGCGCGGCGATGTGGTGGAAATCTGGCCAGCCCACCTGGAGGATCGCGCCTGGCGGTTTTCGTTCTTTGGCGAGGAGCTGGAGGCGATCACCGAATTCGATCCGCTGACCGGGGCCAGGACCGATACGTTCGACCAGATCCGCATCTATGCCAACAGCCACTATGTGACGCCCCGCCCGACCATGCAGCAGGCGATCAAGGGCATTCGGGCCGAGCTGTTCCAGCGGCTGAAACAGCTGAACGACGAAGGCAAGCTGCTGGAGGCGCAGCGGCTGGAACAGCGCTGCAACTTCGATCTGGAAATGCTCGAGGCGACCGGCGTCTGCAACGGGATCGAGAATTATTCGCGCTATCTGACCGGCCGGGCGCCGGGCGAACCGCCGCCCACGCTGTTCGAATTCATCCCCGACAATGCCATCGTGTTCGCTGATGAATCCCACGTTTCGGTGCCGCAGATCGGCGGCATGTACAAGGGCGACTATCGGCGCAAGTTCACGCTGGCCGAACACGGCTTCCGCCTGCCCAGCTGCATGGACAACCGGCCCCTGAAGTTCGAGGAATGGGACGCGATGCGCCCGCAGTCGGTGTTCGTCTCGGCGACGCCGGCCAAGTGGGAAATGGAACAGGCCGGCGGCGTGTTCGCCGAACAGGTGATCCGCCCCACCGGCCTGCTGGATCCGCCGGTCGAGATCCGCCCGGTCAAGACCCAGGTCGATGATGTGCTGGACGAAATCCGCAAGGTCGCCGCCCAGGGGCTGCGCGTGCTGGTCACCACCCTGACCAAGCGCATGGCCGAGGATCTGACGGAATACCTGCACGAACAGGGCATCCGCATCCGCTATATGCACAGCGACATCGACACCATCGAGCGCATCGAGATTCTGCGCGACCTGCGGCTGGGGGCCTTCGACGTGCTGGTCGGCATCAACCTGCTGCGCGAGGGGCTGGACATTCCCGAATGCGGGCTGGTGGCGATTCTGGATGCCGACAAGGAAGGCTTCCTGCGGTCGGAAACCAGCCTTGTGCAGACCATCGGCCGGGCCGCCCGCAATGCCGATGGCCGGGTGATCATGTATGCCGACAGCATCACCGGCAGCATGGAACGCGCCATCGCCGAAACCAACCGGCGCCGCGAAAAGCAGACAGCCTACAACCTGGAACACGGCATCACGCCCGCGACGGTAAAGAAGAACGTCGAGGATGTGTTGGCGGGCCTGTGGCAAGGCGATACCGATCAAAGCCGGATCACCACCAAGGTCGACAAGCCGATGGTGGGCCAGAACCTGGCCGCCCATCTGGACGCGCTGCGCACCCAGATGCGCAAGGCTGCCGAAAACCTGGAGTTTGAGGAGGCCGCGCGCCTGCGCGACGAGGTCAGGCGGCTGGAGGCTGTGGAACTGGCCGTGGCCGACGATCCGCTTGCGCGACAGTCTGCGGTCGACGAGGCCGTGGAAGAGGCGCAGCAGGCGAAGGGCCGCTCGACGGCCGGGCGGCCGGGGCAGCGCGGCGGGGTGAAACGGCGTCGGCGTTAGCAATGGGGAACATCAGTTCCACCCGGCCGGCCGACACCCGCCCCTGCACCAGCAATCCCGGCGCCATCAGGCGCGGAAAGCGGTCTACCCAGTCGCGGTAACGGTCATTGGTGACGATGCGCAGCCCGCCCTTGATGGCCATGGACAGGATCTGCGGATCGGCGGGCATGCCGCTTTTGGCGACATGCACCTGATCTTCGGGCAGGCCAAGGCGCAGGGCCAGCTGCCTGGCGTTCAGGTAGCGGCCGGCGACCAGATGCCCCGCATTCGCATCGAACCACACCACCGGCGCAAAGCCCCGCCCGCGCAGAGAGGTGATGACAGCCAGCACATTGGCCAGATCGGGTTTCTTGCCGGCCCAGTACAGCACGTTCGACCCGTCCACCACGATTCGCGGCTTGGGCATGCGCAGCCAGGACCGCAGCACCAGCAACCCCGCCGCCAGGGCCGACAGCACGGCAATCGGGGCCAGATCGGCATGCACGGGAAGGTCCGGCAGCCAGCTGGCCACGAACAGCAACACGGACAGGACAAGCAGGATCGCAGGACTACGCATCATCGCCTTCTGGATTCGAGCGTCGATGGCGAAACCTGGCACGGCGATGCGGCGAAAATGGGGCGGCCCTAGCTTCCCGGCGGGCGGGGGGCAAAGGGGTGGCTGGTGCCCAGCCCGCCATCCACCGCCAGCACCTGCCCGTTGACATAGCTGGCCGCATCCGAGGCCAGAAAGGCCACCGCCTCGGCCACCTCGGCCGGCTCTCCCGACCGGCGAAGGGGATTCAACTGGCCGATCTTGCCTTCGCGCCCGCGCGTCCTGGCGGCATCGAACAGGGCATGGGTCATCCCGGTTTCCACCAGCCCCGGCGCCACGGCATTGATGCGGATGCCGGTTCCCGCCAGCAGTTGCGCGGTGGTCTGGACCAGGTTGATCACGCCGGCCTTCGAGGCGGAATAGGCGACGCCCCCCGCCCCCGCCCGCTGCCCGGCGACCGATGCGGTGCAGATGATCGACCCGCCCTTGCCCATATGCGGCACCGCCGCCCGGATCGCCAGCCACGGCCCGATCAGGTTCACCCGCAGCGTTTCGGCAAAGGCATCGGGCCCTTCGTCAAAGGTCGGAGCAAAGGCGCCGAGGATCCCGGCGTTGGCATGCAGGATGTCCAGCCGCCCGAAATCGCGGATCGCCTGCGCGACAAAGGCGGCAACGCCCTTTTCCGTCGCGCAGTCGGCCTGCACCGCATCGGCGCGGCCACCGCGCCCGGTGATCAGGCCGGCGGTGTCGATCACCTCGGGCGCGCGGTCCACGGCCAGTACCGCGGCGCCCCGGTCGGCCAGCAACAGCGCGCTGGCCCGGCCGATGCCGCTGGCGGCCCCTGTGACAATGGCAACCTTGCCCTGCAATGCGCCCATCATGCGATCCTTGGGTTGCGGCCAAGGCGCGTCACATGACGGCCCCAGCCGGGGTGGTTCAGACCCTGACGTTTCTTCAGCTCCATCCGTGCCAGCTGGTCGCGGTGAACCTCGTCGGGGCCATCGGCCAGCCGCAGCACGCGGGCGCCAGCATAGGCGATGGCGGTTCCGAAATCGTTGCTGGTGCCGCCGCCGCCGAACACCTGGATGGCCCAGTCGGCCACCTGACAGGCCACGTTCGGCACCGCCACCTTGATCATGGCGATTTCGGCCCGCGCCTGCTTGTTGCCGACGGTATCCATGCGGTGGGCGGCATGCAGGGTCAGCAGGCGGCACTGGTCGATCATGATGCGCGCATTGGCGATGCGTTCGCGGGTAACGCCCTGATCGGCAACGCGCTTGCCGAAGGCCACCCGTTGCAGCGCGCGGTCGCACATCGATTCCAGCAGCCGTTCCGCCAGTCCGATCGACCGCATGCAATGGTGAATCCGCCCCGGCCCCAGGCGGCCTTGCGCAATTTCGAACCCGCGCCCTTCGCCCAGCAGCATGTTGCTGGCCGGCACGCGAACATTGTCGAACACCACTTCGCAGGCGCGGTCGGGCACGCTGTAATAGCCAAAGATCGGCAGCGCGCGTTCCACGGTGATGCCGGGCGTGTCCATCGGGACCAGAATCATGGATTGCTGGCGGTGGCGGTCTGGATTGTGGGCATCGGTCTTGCCCATGAAGATGCAGATCTGCGTCGCCGGGTTG encodes:
- a CDS encoding carbon-nitrogen hydrolase family protein; protein product: MSAPFKVAVAQIASLPTDSLATAEKAAATLRQAAAEGARLVVFPEALIGGYPKGASFGAPIGMRKPEGREAYARYHAAAIDLDGPEVAVIAEATAETGAFAVVGVIERDGGTVYCTALYFDGAKGLVGKHRKLMPTAGERLIWGFGDGSTMPVFKTDFGTIGAVICWENYMPALRMHMYHQGVTLYCAPTADDRDTWIGTMQHIALEGRCFVLTACQHITRAAYPDDHESALGDDPDLVMMRGGSAIVSPLGKVIAGPDFSGETVLYATLDPVDVARGKYDFDCTGHYARPDVFQLTVDTKPKKPVREA
- the mnmD gene encoding tRNA (5-methylaminomethyl-2-thiouridine)(34)-methyltransferase MnmD, whose translation is MVADNGLEWKEGGVPVSCRFDDPYFSLGNGLAETRHVFLDGNGLPGRFRPGFHVAELGFGTGLNMLAALVSWRAAGVAGPLRFTSFEGFPLEATDIARALQAFPEAEAVAAPFLAQWAQGARHIRMEGLEAEVIVGDVRQTLPVWQGRADAWFLDGFSPAKNPEMWGDALMAEVAAHTNPHGGFATYTAAGHVRRALQAAGFQVERRPGFGHKRHMSVGRLG
- a CDS encoding SDR family NAD(P)-dependent oxidoreductase, with amino-acid sequence MGALQGKVAIVTGAASGIGRASALLLADRGAAVLAVDRAPEVIDTAGLITGRGGRADAVQADCATEKGVAAFVAQAIRDFGRLDILHANAGILGAFAPTFDEGPDAFAETLRVNLIGPWLAIRAAVPHMGKGGSIICTASVAGQRAGAGGVAYSASKAGVINLVQTTAQLLAGTGIRINAVAPGLVETGMTHALFDAARTRGREGKIGQLNPLRRSGEPAEVAEAVAFLASDAASYVNGQVLAVDGGLGTSHPFAPRPPGS
- a CDS encoding acyl-CoA dehydrogenase family protein, translated to MIPEKSPRVIDLSARLTAFMEAHIYPNEARFYREAEELGPFATFPVIGELKPKARAAGLWNLFLPESDRGAGLSNVEYGHLCEIMGRSLLAPEIFNCNAPDTGNMEVLERYGTQAQKDRWLTPLLDGEIRSCFAMTEPDVASSDATNIQAEIRRDGDDYVINARKWYTTGASNPATQICIFMGKTDAHNPDRHRQQSMILVPMDTPGITVERALPIFGYYSVPDRACEVVFDNVRVPASNMLLGEGRGFEIAQGRLGPGRIHHCMRSIGLAERLLESMCDRALQRVAFGKRVADQGVTRERIANARIMIDQCRLLTLHAAHRMDTVGNKQARAEIAMIKVAVPNVACQVADWAIQVFGGGGTSNDFGTAIAYAGARVLRLADGPDEVHRDQLARMELKKRQGLNHPGWGRHVTRLGRNPRIA
- a CDS encoding flavin reductase family protein is translated as MRFDYDKLGPGIGYKLMTATVTPRPIAWVSTLGKSGVVNAAPYSFFNAMGHTPPTLALGLLADPVKGFKDTARNILDTGEFVVNLVPERLAEQMNVTCIDAPAEVSELDLARLTPAPSTHIRPPRIAESPVSFECVTLSAVVTGPQQTVVIGRILAVHIDDAFVIDADRGHVDTPALGLIGRMHGAGWYARTGDMFQLDRPVWPPKG
- the uvrB gene encoding excinuclease ABC subunit UvrB, translating into MPHNNTNATGPRPDVLTRPKLEGGRRFVMQTPFKPAGDQPTAIAELVQGVASGEQNQVLLGATGTGKTFTMAKVIEETQRPAIILAPNKTLAAQLYGEFKGFFPDNAVEYFVSYYDYYQPEAYVARTDTYIEKESQINEQIDRMRHSATRALLERDDVIIVASVSCIYGIGSVETYSAMTQDLKVGALYDQREFIRELVAQQYRRNEAAFQRGMFRVRGDVVEIWPAHLEDRAWRFSFFGEELEAITEFDPLTGARTDTFDQIRIYANSHYVTPRPTMQQAIKGIRAELFQRLKQLNDEGKLLEAQRLEQRCNFDLEMLEATGVCNGIENYSRYLTGRAPGEPPPTLFEFIPDNAIVFADESHVSVPQIGGMYKGDYRRKFTLAEHGFRLPSCMDNRPLKFEEWDAMRPQSVFVSATPAKWEMEQAGGVFAEQVIRPTGLLDPPVEIRPVKTQVDDVLDEIRKVAAQGLRVLVTTLTKRMAEDLTEYLHEQGIRIRYMHSDIDTIERIEILRDLRLGAFDVLVGINLLREGLDIPECGLVAILDADKEGFLRSETSLVQTIGRAARNADGRVIMYADSITGSMERAIAETNRRREKQTAYNLEHGITPATVKKNVEDVLAGLWQGDTDQSRITTKVDKPMVGQNLAAHLDALRTQMRKAAENLEFEEAARLRDEVRRLEAVELAVADDPLARQSAVDEAVEEAQQAKGRSTAGRPGQRGGVKRRRR
- a CDS encoding FAD-binding oxidoreductase is translated as MSDLTILGAGIFGLSCAWAAARRGARVQVIDRGGPGAGASGGLVGALAPHAPEGWAPAKALQLEALLLAPDWWAGVTSAAGLPTGYARTGRVQPLKDARALDQAQARAMGAQILWQGQATWQVRPADRPGDPVSPSGMVAADTLTARLHPRMALAALVAAIRTSGGKVERTGTLKGPVIHATGAAGLRELSAAVGQPVGRGEKGQALSLAFDARDWPQIYAPGLHVVFHADGSTAIGSTSERDYDRPDTTDAQLDALHARALEVLPALKGAPVLARWAGERPRAASRTVLLDVWPGRPGHFIANGGFKTGFAMAPLAAGVLVDLVLDGRDRIPDDWRLPGMAG
- a CDS encoding DMT family transporter; amino-acid sequence: MTAADNRAGIWLMIGAVASLTVQDGLSRHLAGEYTVWQTIMIRYWFFAAFVLLLAWRQPQGLRAAVATRLPGLHLARAVLHISEICLIVASFTLIGLINTHAIFAICPLIVAALSGPLLGERVGLARWLAIGAGFGGILIILRPGGDLFTPLAVLALASAALFALYSVLTRLATRQEASFPAFFWSGILGAVMMTAVGIWFWEPMPLADWGLTVANGVFAILSNWLVIRCYTRAEANVVQPFAYLQLVFVMLMGVAVFGEPLEAATLIGAAIVVGAGLVTLVNVGGRRTSRQTHGA
- a CDS encoding DMT family transporter → MAVQNTKLGIWLMVATTLVFAIQDGFSRHLAETYNVWMVITVRYWFFAAFVIAVAMRHPLGLRATTRSAFPLVQAGRGVLLAFEICVAVWAFATLGLINAHALFAAYPLLIAALSGPVLGEKVGWRRWTAIGIGFVGVLVILRPGFAVFAPEALIAVLAALMFALYGLVTRYVGQKDSAAVSLFWAGITGAVVLTPLGIWFWEPLAPRDWIYMAIICCTGVFSHWLMIRAYEVAEASAIQPFAYLQLVFVSVIGVTIFNEVIQPNVLAGALIVVGAGVFTIWRSGKVARQG